In Leuconostoc kimchii IMSNU 11154, the DNA window ATTATTATGGATGGTCGTGATATTGGTACAACAGTTTTACCGCATGCTCAAGTAAAAATTTTTTTAATTGCTAGTGTTGAAGAACGAGCCAATAGACGGTATAAGGAAAATGTTGCCAAAGGCATGACAGTTGACCTAGTATCGTTAAAAAAGGATATCGAGGCGAGAGATTATAAAGATTCCCATCGCGAAATTAGTCCATTAACACAGGCTAAGGATGCTGTTTTAGTTGACACAACCGGACTAAGTATTGATGATGTTGTGTCGAAAATCACAAAAATTATTCAAAATAAACAGAAACAATAACTTACAGTGTGAAAACGCTGTTTTTTACTATACAAGAACAAAATATTCTGGTAAACTATATTCATAGTGTAAATTGTAGGAGGACGTTAGACGTCATGAGTGAAACAAACAACGAGTTCTTAGCAGCTCTCGAAAGCGCAGCAGATCAAATTAAGGTGGGAGATGTTATTACAGGTGAGCTTTTGGCCATTGATAACGATAACCAAGCAGTTGTTGGTTTGCCTACCGGTGAAGAAGGAGTTGTGCCAGCACGTGAGTACTCAGACGATCGTAACATCAACCTGGCAGACGAATTGAAGATTGGTGACAGCATTGAAGCTGTTGTTATTTCGAATGTAACAAGTGATAAAGAGGGTGTGTCATACCTTTTGTCAAAGAAGCGTTTAGACGCTCGTAAAGCATGGGAAAATCTTAGCTTCGGCGAAGGTGATACAGTTGATGCAAAAGTTATCAACGCTGTTCGCGGTGGTTTGATTGTTGATGTTAATGGTGTTCGCGGCTTCGTACCTGCTTCAATGGTTGCAGAACGTTTCGTATCTGACTTGAACCAATTCAAGAATAAGGATATTAAGGCACAAGTTATCGAAATTGACCCTGCTAATGCACGTTTGATTTTGTCACGTAAGGCTGTAGCAGCACAGGAACGTGCTGCTCAACTTGCCGAAGTATTTAGCAAATTAACAGTTGGCGAAGTCGTTGAAGGTACTGTAGCACGTTTGACAGACTTTGGTGCTTTTGTTGATTTGGGTGGTGTTGATGGCTTGGTCCATGTATCAGAAATTTCACATGACCGTGTTAAAAACCCAGCCGATGTTTTGACAAAGGGTGATAAGGTTAATGTTAAGATTTTAGCCTTAGATACTGAAAAGGGTCGTATCTCACTATCAATCAAAGCAACACAACGCGGACCTTGGGATGAAGCTGCAGATCAAATTGCTGCAGGCGATGTTCTTGAAGGAACCGTTAAACGTGTAAAAGACTTTGGTGCTTTTGTTGAAATTTTACCTGGTATTGAAGGTCTTGTTCACGTATCACAAATTTCAAATAAGCGTATTGAAAATCCTTCAGAAGTATTAAAGTCTGGCGATAAAGTACAAGTTAAAGTCTTGGATATCAAGCCAGCTGAAGAGCGTATTTCATTATCAATGAAGGCTTTGGAAGAAAAGCCTGAACGTGAAGATCGTCGTAAAGATGGATCAGCCTCACGTGCAGATATCGCTGCTTATAAGCAAAATGATGATTCTGGTGCAACATTGGGCGATATTTTTGGTGATAAGTTGTAAAATTAACACGTAGAAGAGCTGGTTAGCCAGTTCTTTTATTTTGGAAGAAAAATTGAGTGGGCGTTAGTAGTGGCTCACGGTAAGAAAAGAAAGGGGTGCTATTATGTCAGCACCAATAGTAGCAATTGTTGGACGCCCAAATGTTGGAAAGTCTACGATATTTAATCGCATGGCTGGAGAACGTATTGCAATCGTTGAAGATCAACCTGGTGTGACACGGGACCGTTTATACGCGCCAGCAGAGTGGCTGAATTATGAATTCCGCATGATTGATACGGGTGGTATTGAACTTGGTGACGAACCGTTTTTGGCTGAAATTCGCGCGCAGGTTGAATTAGCAATTGACGAGGCAGATGTTATTGTTATGGTCGCTTCTGGTCGAGAAGGGGTCACGTCTGCAGACGAAGTTGTGGCTAAAATGCTATATAAAACTGCAAAACCCATTGTTCTAGCAATCAATAAGGTTGATAATCCTGAAATGCGACAAGACATTTATGACTTTTATTCACTTGGTTTGGGAGAACCCTATCCAGTGTCAGGAGCCCATGGGCTCGGGTTAGGTGATATGTTGGATGCGGTTGTTAAAAATTTCCCAGATGAAGCAGCCGAACAAGAAGATGAAGGCGTCATTAAATTTAGTATTATTGGTCGTCCAAATGTTGGAAAGTCTTCAATTGTTAATGCCATGCTCGGTGAAGATCGTGTTATTGTATCTAGCATAGAAGGTACAACTAGGGATGCTATTGATACACGTTTCGTAACACCTGAAGGTGATGAATTCATTATGGTTGATACCGCAGGTATGCGTAAACGTGGAAAGGTTTACGAAAATACAGAGAAATATTCTGTTATGCGTGCGTTAAAGGCAATCGATAATAGTAATGTAATTTTAATGGTAATTGATGCAGAGGCGGGAATTCGCGAACAAGATAAGCATGTCGCTGGTTTTGCACATGAAGCTGGTCGTGCCATGATTATTGTTGTCAACAAATGGGATGCAATTGAAAAAGATGATCGTACAATGAAAGATTTTGAAAATTTAATTCGTGCAGAATTTAAGTTTTTAGACTACGCACCAATTATTTTCGTTTCTGCTAAAACGGGACAACGTTTGGATCGTTTGCCACAACTTGTTAGAGATGTTGATGACAATCATCGAAAGCGTGTATCGTCATCAACGCTTAACGATGTTATTATGGATGCTATTGCAGTAAATCCAACACCTTCAGACAATGGCCGTCGTTTACGCGTTTACTATGCAACACAAGTAGCTATTCAACCACCAACATTTGTTATTTTCGTGAATGATGTTGAACTCATGCATTTTTCGTATGAGCGCTTCTTAGAAAATAAAATACGTGAAGCGTTTGACTTTACAGGCACACCAATTAAGTTAATTATCCGAGCTCGTAAATGAAAAAATAATGAGGTTAGTGGAATCATTTCTTTCAGAGGCATGATTTTTTTATGACAAAATGATTACGAAACGGCTAAAGTCGCGTAAACACTACACATTGGGGCATTCTTATGGTATTCTAGTTACATGAAATAATGTTTCGACACATTTCAAAACCGCTCGACGGTTAATAAATACTCTCAGGAGAAGCAAAATGGCTAACAAGCAAGAATTAGTAGATTCAGTTGCAAAAGCAACAGGTTTGACAAAGAAAGATGCCACTGCATCAGTTGACGCAGTATTTGCATCAATCGAAGCAGCTTTGAAGAACGGTGAAAAAGTTCAATTAATTGGTTTT includes these proteins:
- the rpsA gene encoding 30S ribosomal protein S1 — translated: MSETNNEFLAALESAADQIKVGDVITGELLAIDNDNQAVVGLPTGEEGVVPAREYSDDRNINLADELKIGDSIEAVVISNVTSDKEGVSYLLSKKRLDARKAWENLSFGEGDTVDAKVINAVRGGLIVDVNGVRGFVPASMVAERFVSDLNQFKNKDIKAQVIEIDPANARLILSRKAVAAQERAAQLAEVFSKLTVGEVVEGTVARLTDFGAFVDLGGVDGLVHVSEISHDRVKNPADVLTKGDKVNVKILALDTEKGRISLSIKATQRGPWDEAADQIAAGDVLEGTVKRVKDFGAFVEILPGIEGLVHVSQISNKRIENPSEVLKSGDKVQVKVLDIKPAEERISLSMKALEEKPEREDRRKDGSASRADIAAYKQNDDSGATLGDIFGDKL
- the der gene encoding ribosome biogenesis GTPase Der; the encoded protein is MSAPIVAIVGRPNVGKSTIFNRMAGERIAIVEDQPGVTRDRLYAPAEWLNYEFRMIDTGGIELGDEPFLAEIRAQVELAIDEADVIVMVASGREGVTSADEVVAKMLYKTAKPIVLAINKVDNPEMRQDIYDFYSLGLGEPYPVSGAHGLGLGDMLDAVVKNFPDEAAEQEDEGVIKFSIIGRPNVGKSSIVNAMLGEDRVIVSSIEGTTRDAIDTRFVTPEGDEFIMVDTAGMRKRGKVYENTEKYSVMRALKAIDNSNVILMVIDAEAGIREQDKHVAGFAHEAGRAMIIVVNKWDAIEKDDRTMKDFENLIRAEFKFLDYAPIIFVSAKTGQRLDRLPQLVRDVDDNHRKRVSSSTLNDVIMDAIAVNPTPSDNGRRLRVYYATQVAIQPPTFVIFVNDVELMHFSYERFLENKIREAFDFTGTPIKLIIRARK
- a CDS encoding HU family DNA-binding protein; this translates as MNTLRRSKMANKQELVDSVAKATGLTKKDATASVDAVFASIEAALKNGEKVQLIGFGNFEVRDRAARKGRNPQTGAEIEIPASKVPAFKPGKALKEAVK